A part of Atribacterota bacterium genomic DNA contains:
- the ablA gene encoding lysine 2,3-aminomutase gives MDTRVIAEEQKKSEFKKFKNQSKWKDYHWQLKHSINDIDTFEKLTGIRFKDKEKQELKKVIDTFPLSITPYYLSLIDVDNYRYDPIFMQAFPRCEELLRSRCEMSDPLDEDKDSPVTNITHRYPDRVLFLVSNTCSMYCRHCTRKRRVGDVDSIPTKEEIKIGLEYIRNNTQIRDVLLSGGDPLMLSDDYLDWILSELRKIPHVEVIRIGSRVPAVLPFRITRELVDMLKKHHPIWLNTHFNHPREITKDSKEALRKLADAGIPLGNQSVLLARVNDCPRIMKRLVHKLVENRVRPYYLYQCDLSQGLSHFRTPVGKGMEIIESLIGHTSGFAVPNFVIDAPGGG, from the coding sequence ATGGATACCCGCGTAATTGCTGAAGAACAGAAAAAAAGTGAGTTTAAAAAGTTTAAAAACCAGTCAAAATGGAAAGACTACCATTGGCAGTTGAAACATAGCATCAATGATATAGATACATTTGAAAAATTAACCGGTATAAGGTTCAAAGATAAAGAAAAGCAAGAATTAAAAAAGGTTATTGATACATTTCCACTTTCGATTACACCTTACTATCTTTCTCTTATTGATGTAGATAATTATCGGTATGATCCTATCTTTATGCAGGCATTTCCACGTTGTGAGGAGCTATTAAGGTCCCGCTGTGAAATGTCAGACCCTTTAGATGAAGACAAAGATAGTCCGGTTACCAATATAACGCATCGTTATCCGGATAGAGTACTGTTTTTAGTGAGCAATACATGTTCTATGTATTGCCGGCATTGTACCAGAAAGAGAAGAGTCGGGGATGTAGATTCCATACCAACCAAAGAAGAGATAAAAATCGGACTCGAATATATCAGGAATAATACTCAGATTAGAGATGTTTTATTATCCGGGGGTGACCCTTTAATGCTCTCTGATGATTATCTGGACTGGATATTATCAGAATTAAGAAAAATACCCCATGTTGAGGTAATTAGAATTGGTAGCAGGGTGCCGGCAGTCCTGCCCTTCCGTATAACCCGGGAGCTGGTTGATATGTTGAAGAAACATCATCCAATCTGGCTAAACACACACTTTAATCATCCAAGAGAAATAACCAAAGATTCCAAAGAAGCCTTGCGGAAATTAGCCGATGCCGGTATTCCGTTGGGTAACCAATCTGTATTACTGGCAAGGGTGAATGATTGTCCGAGGATTATGAAAAGATTGGTACATAAATTGGTGGAAAACCGGGTCAGACCTTATTATCTATATCAATGTGATTTATCACAAGGACTTTCTCATTTCAGGACACCGGTAGGTAAAGGAATGGAAATCATAGAATCATTAATCGGTCATACCAGTGGTTTTGCTGTACCAAATTTTGTAATAGACGCACCGGGTGGAGG